A section of the Naumovozyma dairenensis CBS 421 chromosome 5, complete genome genome encodes:
- the PET117 gene encoding Pet117p (similar to Saccharomyces cerevisiae PET117 (YER058W); ancestral locus Anc_7.239) yields MSRASKITFTLACIFTVTTTVGVHMVQALERETLHQGPIKDAKRVAEKKRLKDSSGDEVPLGKQFGSSDPSKEKKRLFNKTEHEMQAELKKKYEQLQPLSGEIVTEDGEVVQSNK; encoded by the coding sequence atGAGTAGGGCAAGTAAAATAACATTTACATTAGCATGCATATTTACTGTTACGACAACGGTCGGTGTTCATATGGTACAAGCGTTAGAGAGGGAAACGCTCCATCAAGGTCCAATAAAGGATGCTAAAAGGGTGGCTGAAAAGAAACGTCTTAAAGATTCTTCAGGAGATGAAGTGCCCTTGGGAAAACAATTTGGCAGTAGCGATCCTTCCAAAGAGAAGAAACGATTGTTTAATAAAACTGAACATGAAATGCAAGCAGaactaaagaagaaatacGAACAACTACAACCATTATCAGGAGAGATAGTAACAGAAGATGGAGA
- the HOM3 gene encoding aspartate kinase (similar to Saccharomyces cerevisiae HOM3 (YER052C); ancestral locus Anc_7.226) yields the protein MLQSSSSSNWVVQKFGGTSVGKFPVKIVDDIIKFYSSPDNKEYNNNVAVVCSARSSSVKAEGTTSRLLKCCDLASQEMDFKPIIEMIRQDHIDNAERYIQNAVLQTKLIDDSNKELKLVDKYLEASKILGEVSTRTIDLVMSVGEKLSCLFITALCNDRGCKAKYVDLTHIVPSDYNSTVLDNSFYTFLFQAFKEKLQPFMNSKERIVPVFTGFFGLVPMGLLNGVGRGYTDLCAALIAVAANADELQVWKEVDGIFTADPRKVPQARLLASVTPEEASELTYYGSEVIHPFTMEQVIQAKIPIRIKNVQNPRGEGTIIYPDNVAKKGECTPPHPPETLSSSFFEKKKRGATAITTKNDIVVLNIHSNKKTLSHGFLAQIFTILDKYKLVVDLISTSEVHVSMALPIPDSDSMKSLRQAVEKLKVLGRVDVTKKMAIVSLVGKQMKQFIGIAGTMFTTLAEQGINIEMISQGANEINISCVIDEVDSIKALQSIHRNLLDAKIQETEEQKQENFEHAINERLEQIKRLDL from the coding sequence ATGTTACAAAGTTCATCATCGTCCAATTGGGTTGTTCAAAAATTCGGTGGTACCTCAGTTGGTAAATTCCCCGTTAAGATAGTTGatgatatcattaaattctaTTCATCTCCAGATaacaaagaatataataacaatgtTGCCGTCGTCTGTTCAGCTCGTTCCTCATCCGTTAAGGCAGAAGGTACTACATCAAGGCTATTGAAATGTTGTGATCTTGCATCTCAAGAAATGGATTTCAAACCAATCATTGAAATGATTAGACAAGATCATATCGATAATGCTGaaagatatattcaaaatgcCGTCTTACAAACcaaattaattgatgattccaataaagaattgaaattggtggataaatatttagaagCTTCAAAAATCCTTGGTGAAGTTAGTACACGTACCATTGACCTTGTTATGTCCGTtggtgaaaaattaagTTGTCTGTTCATTACTGCATTATGTAATGATCGTGGTTGTAAAGCTAAATATGTCGATTTGACTCATATTGTTCCAAGTGATTACAATTCCACAGTTTTGGATAACAGTTTCTATACATTCCTTTTCCAAGCCTTtaaggaaaaattacaacCGTTTATGAATTCTAAAGAACGGATAGTCCCAGTTTTCACAGGGTTCTTTGGTTTAGTTCCCATGGGTCTTTTGAATGGTGTCGGACGTGGTTATACCGATTTGTGTGCTGCATTGATTGCTGTTGCCGCCAATGCAGATGAATTACAAGTTTGGAAAGAAGTTGATGGTATATTTACCGCGGACCCAAGAAAGGTCCCACAAGCTCGTCTACTGGCTAGTGTTACACCTGAAGAAGCTTCTGAATTGACTTATTATGGTTCAGAAGTTATTCATCCATTCACAATGGAACAAGTTATTCAAGCAAAGATTCCAATCAGAATCAAAAACGTTCAAAACCCAAGAGGTGAAGGTACTATTATTTATCCTGATAACGTTGCTAAGAAGGGTGAATGTACACCACCTCACCCACCTGAAACATTAAGTTCATCATTCTttgagaaaaagaaaagaggTGCTACAGCCATCACGACAAAGAATGATATAGTTGTGTTGAATATCCATTCTAACAAGAAAACTTTATCTCATGGGTTTTTGGCACAAATTTTCACTATATTggataaatataaattggttgttgatttaatttctaCTTCAGAAGTTCATGTCTCAATGGCTTTACCTATTCCAGATTCTGattcaatgaaatcattaaGACAAGCCgtggaaaaattaaaagtttTAGGTAGAGTGGATGTTACTAAAAAAATGGCTATTGTATCATTAGTTGGTaaacaaatgaaacaaTTTATTGGTATCGCAGGTACTATGTTTACTACGTTGGCAGAACAAGgtattaatattgaaatgaTTTCTCAAGGTGCtaatgaaataaatatttcGTGTGTTATTGATGAAGTAGACTCTATAAAGGCATTACAATCAATTCATCGTAACTTGTTAGATGCGAAGATACAAGAAACAGAAGAGcagaaacaagaaaactTTGAGCATGCCATTAATGAACGTTTAGaacaaattaaaagattagatttatag
- the NDAI0E04710 gene encoding uncharacterized protein, translated as MSSPDQDTPTNKDGRAPITKTRRSERQRTMPLSSSPNSSLSSTSDSSTSSFISHSRSEFLSPITTPLRQSQQQRQDSSNITQSTTATSDSTTTPIKVSSLIHNHFEKRKRQRIESGDDPDPDVLLKNMITTVDEITQLAATICRQNNVLIDDFPRSTSTPQRTRKRNLEDKNTSKSIRYAEKEEEEEEEDSDYITVKEINELLVFSKKIKKEEIFKRIDQLVAKSEKLRLVREQKRQIENKDQSKNINKRNYSNNKVDQLIQCLKQHEDD; from the coding sequence ATGTCCTCACCAGATCAAGATACCCCGACTAACAAAGATGGAAGGGCTCCCATAAcgaaaacaagaagaagcGAAAGACAAAGGACCATGCCACTATCTTCTTCTCctaattcatcattgtcATCAACATCAGACTCTAGTACGTCTTCATTTATATCACATTCTCGCTCGGAATTTCTTAGTCCCATTACTACACCACTTCGACAATCACAACAGCAACGACAAGATAGCAGTAATATAACGCAAAGTACAACGGCTACCTCAGATTCTACAACGACACCAATAAAAGTCAGCTCATTGATACATAACCATTTcgagaaaaggaaaaggcAAAGAATCGAAAGTGGTGATGATCCAGATCCTGATGtcttattaaaaaatatgatcaCGACAGTGGATGAGATTACTCAATTAGCTGCCACAATATGTAGACAAAATAATGTTCTTATCGATGATTTTCCTCGGAGTACTAGTACGCCACAACGTACCAGAAAAAGGAACTTGGAAGATAAAAATACAAGTAAGAGCATTAGATATGCTgagaaggaagaagaagaagaggaagaagattcAGATTATATTACAGTGaaagaaatcaatgaattgttAGTTTTtagtaaaaaaattaagaaggaagaaatattcaaaaggATTGATCAATTGGTTGccaaaagtgaaaaattacgATTGGTTAGGGAGCAGAAGAGACAGATTGAAAACAAAGACCAAAGTAAGAACATTAATAAAAGGAACTATAGCAATAATAAAGTAGACCAATTGATCCAATGTCTGAAACAGCATGAAGATGATTAA
- the HMF1 gene encoding putative isoleucine biosynthesis protein HMF1 (similar to Saccharomyces cerevisiae HMF1 (YER057C) and MMF1 (YIL051C); ancestral locus Anc_7.238) — protein MTTLTPINCSEAPSAAASYSHAMKANNLIFLSGQIPLTSDNKPVEGSIADKAEQVIQNVKKVLEASNSSLERIIKVNIFLADINSFAEFNTVYAKYFNVHKPARSCVAVAALPLNADLEMEVIAAENE, from the coding sequence ATGACTACCTTAACACCTATTAATTGTAGCGAAGCACCATCTGCTGCGGCGTCGTATTCTCATGCCATGAAGGCCAACAATTTGATCTTTCTCTCAGGTCAAATTCCATTGACTTCTGATAATAAACCAGTCGAAGGTTCAATTGCTGACAAAGCGGAACAAGTTATTCAAAACGTGAAAAAAGTTCTAGAAGCTAGTAACTCTTCATtagaaagaattattaaagtcaatatttttttggcTGATATCAATAGCTTTGCAGAATTTAATACTGTTTATGCCAAATATTTCAACGTCCACAAACCAGCTAGATCATGTGTTGCTGTCGCAGCATTGCCATTGAATGCTGATTTAGAAATGGAAGTCATTGCAGCTGAAAATGAATAA
- the SAS3 gene encoding histone acetyltransferase (similar to Saccharomyces cerevisiae SAS3 (YBL052C); ancestral locus Anc_7.371), producing the protein MVITNKPADTNEKFVKSGNIPTLSTDCKSNSNSDTDKSSPMSSSKRRSPSILKNLVIDDNIHSKAQQLYLNSNGTDASTDEDVARRPRMRRNQDRAKISYVFKRGNSRQNSSSRRVKAKHTQLANQVNEQQEYSPYNHTLPLGLNDANKLNENVQFNPIHNDSIDTSSLNDTTNHDTTPLIYNYDYSTIKIKYDPLKYFNFQKNLEFSSSSLYTNSEEQQQEEHEEQEDDVKKFQKISKQLQINSSNDNMININPQQKYSHHFPYNGAILKQKDYSTSNTFPNSNDRDFFLKLLKHSKHASYFNSNTTLANHSNRNDKSIIGKNKIRSKLKITTVVNSSIEYIHINNYEIKTWYKSPYPLSTNKNKILYICELCLKNSNSRQTHYNHQFKCTNHRNNNNIKTPPGNQIYFAQINGLSIWEIDGRENIEYCRNLCLLSKLFLNSKTLYYDVEPFIFYVLMKQTKDSYDYNFIGYFSKEKSNSLNYNLSCILTLPIYQRMGYGNFLMEFSYLLSRREFKLGTPEKPLSDLGLLSYRNFWKIKIAKTLLLIKNAFEQSSSSSSSSSSSSSQAQLTLKTITLNDLANLTGMTTTDVIFGLEQLKLLYYHTPSVPSPASSQFSPNKEEVKIKIKIKSWSILQELVDNWDSKNYPNVEPELLIWKPMIFGPSFGINTLQPPPPISPPLQHHQQSDSISLNTTSGDFFSDHINTLTNFMSDDINDPRDLETVTLESLLKKNEALQKISDLPKSSNDLGETLDHAGGDEEWKLCYKEPILPSTTIAITTMNSGTNVINYNNNNNNNSSNKSKNKRPQKAIFSSEIQITEQEGEDDEPDDDIGDISNTLEDIDNNDDDDQEYSSNDVDEDDEEDDDEEEEENLVSDEEV; encoded by the coding sequence ATGGTGATAACAAACAAACCGGCTGATACGAATGAAAAGTTCGTAAAGTCAGGTAACATTCCAACTCTCTCTACAGACTGCAAgtcaaattcaaattctgATACTGATAAATCCTCTCCGATGTCTTCTTCGAAAAGAAGAAGTCCTTCCATCTTGAAAAACCTAGTCATTGACGACAATATTCATTCTAAAGCTCAACAATTGTACTTAAACTCAAATGGTACTGATGCTTCTACTGATGAGGATGTAGCGAGGAGGCCAAGAATGAGAAGGAATCAAGATAGGGCAAAGATCTCATATGTCTTTAAAAGAGGAAATAGTCGTCaaaatagtagtagtagaaGAGTAAAAGCGAAACACACACAATTAGCTAATCAAGTTAATGAACAACAAGAGTATTCTCCATATAATCATACACTACCTTTGGGTTTGAATGATgctaataaattgaatgagAATGTCCAGTTCAACCCGATCCATAACGATTCAATTGATACCTCTAGTTTAAACGATACCACTAATCATGATACAACCCCATTGATATACAATTATGATTattcaacaattaaaaTAAAGTATGATccattgaaatattttaattttcaaaaaaatttggaattctcatcatcttctttataTACTAATAGTGAAGAACAGCAGCAAGAAGAGCACGAGGAACAAGAAGATGACGTCAAAAAGttccaaaaaatatcaaagcAATTACAAATTAACAGTAGTAACGATAACatgataaatattaatCCCCAACAGAAATACTCACATCACTTCCCTTATAATGGCGCCATCTTAAAACAAAAGGATTATTCCACTTCAAATACATTTCCTAATTCAAATGATAGagatttttttctaaaattattgaaacaCTCTAAACATGCCTCttatttcaattcaaatacTACTTTAGCAAATCATTCTAATAGAAATGATAAATCAATAATCGgaaagaataaaattagAAGTAAACTGAAAATAACGACAGTCGTAAATTCGTCAATTGAATACATtcatattaataattatgaaattaaaacatGGTATAAATCCCCATACCCATTATCAAcgaataaaaataagatTTTATACATCTGTGAACTTTGCTTGAAAAATTCCAACTCGAGGCAAACCCATTATAATCATCAATTCAAATGTACAAATCAtcgaaataataataacattaaaACTCCTCCTGGAAATCAAATCTATTTTGCTCAAATAAATGGACTATCAATTTGGGAAATTGATGGTCgtgaaaatattgaatattgtAGAAACTTATGTCTCTTGTCAAAATTGTTCCTAAACTCTAAAACTTTATATTATGATGTGGAACCCTTCATTTTTTATGTATTAATGAAACAGACGAAAGACTCATATGATTATAATTTCATTggttatttttcaaaagaaaaatctaATTCTCtaaattataatttaaGTTGTATATTAACTTTGCcaatttatcaaagaatGGGATAtggaaattttttaatggaattttcttatttattgtCAAGAAGAGAATTCAAATTAGGTACTCCAGAAAAACCATTGAGTGATCTTGGTTTATTATCATACAGAAATTTCTGGAAAATTAAAATCGCAAAAACTTTATTACTAATTAAAAATGCATTTGAacaatcatcatcatcatcatcatcatcatcatcatcatcatcacaGGCTCAATTAACATTGAAAACAATCACCTTGAATGATTTGGCTAACTTAACAGGAATGACTACAACCGATGTGATTTTTGGTCTTgaacaattaaaattaCTATATTATCATACTCCATCGGTACCATCACCTGCATCCTCACAATTTTCACCGAATAAAGAGGAAgttaaaatcaaaatcaaaatcaaatcatgGTCAATTCTACAAGAATTAGTAGATAACTGGGACTCCAAAAATTATCCAAATGTTGAACcagaattattaatttggaAACCAATGATTTTTGGTCCATCTTTTGGTATAAATACATTACAACCACCGCCCCCAATATCACCGCCTTTGcaacatcatcaacaatCAGACTCGATATCACTAAATACAACTTCAGGTGATTTTTTCAGTGACCATATTAATACTTTAACCAATTTTATGAGTGATGATATTAACGACCCAAGAGATCTAGAAACTGTAACATTGGAATCactattaaagaaaaatgaggcacttcaaaaaatatctgACCTTCCTAAGTCCTCTAATGATTTGGGAGAAACCCTTGACCATGCTGGTGGTGATGAAGAATGGAAACTATGTTACAAAGAACCAATATTACCGAGTACTACGATCGCTATTACTACTATGAATAGTGGAACAAATGTAATaaactataataataataataataataatagtagtaataaGAGCAAGAATAAACGACCACAAAAGGCGATATTCTCCTCCGAAATCCAAATAACGGAGCAAGAAGGGGAAGATGACGAGCCTGATGACGATATTGGAGACATAAGTAATACTCTAGAGGACATAGATAACaacgatgatgatgatcaaGAATATAGTAGTAACGACGTAGACGAAGACGATGAggaggatgatgatgaagaagaagaagaaaatctAGTGTCTGATGAGGAAGTGTAA
- the SBH1 gene encoding Arf family guanine nucleotide exchange factor SBH1 (similar to Saccharomyces cerevisiae SBH2 (YER019C-A) and SBH1 (YER087C-B); ancestral locus Anc_7.369), which yields MATTSTPPGGQRTLQKRKQAPVAAKSKAESASSPSSNPMLKIYSDEATGLKIDPLVVLFLAVGFIFSVVALHIISKITSKLF from the coding sequence ATGGCAACTACATCTACACCACCAGGAGGTCAACGTACACTACAGAAAAGAAAGCAAGCACCAGTTGCTGCTAAATCTAAAGCTGAAAGTGCTTCTAGCCCTAGTTCAAATCCAATGttaaagatttattcaGATGAAGCTACCGGTTTGAAGATAGATCCATTGGTTGTATTGTTTTTAGCTGTCGGCTTTATTTTCTCCGTCGTGGCTCTACATATCATTTCTAAAATTACTTCTAAACTATTTTAA
- the TMH11 gene encoding Tmh11p (similar to Saccharomyces cerevisiae YJR085C; ancestral locus Anc_7.454), which produces MDHPAIFLTLVNLSGGMMGYQRKGSLISLLGGTTLSATFARAAYLIRYKIDVAQGISIALYSSLVLFMVGMIRGVSSNFEKQVPIILICFGLLSSLYYFYKSTIY; this is translated from the coding sequence ATGGATCATCCAGCTATATTTTTAACTTTAGTCAATTTAAGCGGTGGTATGATGGGATACCAACGTAAAGGGTCACTAATATCTCTACTTGGTGGAACTACTTTATCTGCAACATTTGCAAGAGCAGCATATTTAATTCGTTACAAAATAGATGTAGCACAAGGGATTTCCATTGCATTGTATTCATCTTTAGTGTTATTTATGGTAGGGATGATTAGAGGTGTATCTagtaattttgaaaagcAAGTCCCTATTATTCTAATATGTTTTGGATTGTTAAGtagtttatattatttttataaatcTACCATCTAttaa
- the NDAI0E04740 gene encoding 60S ribosomal protein eL34 (similar to Saccharomyces cerevisiae RPL34A (YER056C-A) and RPL34B (YIL052C); ancestral locus Anc_7.237), whose protein sequence is MAQRVTFRRRNPYNTKSNKIKVVKTPGGILRAQHVKKLASRPKCGDCGIALPGVAALRPRQYASVSKTHKTVSRVYGGSRCANCVKERIVRAFLIEEQKIVKKVVKEQTEAAKKAEKKSKK, encoded by the exons ATGGCTCAACGTGTTACtttcagaagaagaaatccAT ACAACACCAAGTCTAACAAGATCAAGGTCGTCAAGACCCCAGGTGGTATCTTGCGTGCCCAACACGTCAAGAAGTTGGCTAGCAGACCAAAGTGTGGTGACTGTGGTATCGCTTTACCAGGTGTCGCTGCTTTGAGACCAAGACAATATGCTTCTGTCTCCAAGACTCACAAGACTGTTTCTAGAGTCTACGGTGGTTCCAGATGTGCCAACTGTGTTAAGGAAAGAATTGTCAGAGCTTTCTTGattgaagaacaaaagaTCGTCAAGAAGGTTGTCAAGGAACAAACTGAAGCTGCTAAGAAGGCTGAAAAGAAGAGCAAGAAATAA